A stretch of Blautia liquoris DNA encodes these proteins:
- a CDS encoding DUF6870 family protein has protein sequence MITSKQLDAMSEQSIETLEEKELVDISAINIRKDLPHEDKILDFLEQIKNPYCFRCGNVPVRVCFSKTGKNLETVLRDFLIRIRQS, from the coding sequence ATGATTACAAGCAAACAATTAGATGCTATGAGTGAACAAAGTATTGAAACTTTAGAAGAAAAGGAATTAGTAGATATTTCTGCTATTAACATAAGAAAAGACTTGCCCCATGAAGATAAGATATTAGACTTCCTGGAGCAAATAAAAAATCCCTACTGTTTTCGCTGCGGCAATGTTCCCGTTAGAGTGTGCTTTTCTAAAACTGGAAAAAACCTTGAAACTGTGTTACGAGATTTTCTTATTCGCATACGACAAAGCTGA